GGCACGGGGAAGTAGCCTTCCTTGTAGCGGATTTTGTAGGCCAGGTTGGGGTTTTCGTCGCGTCCGCTTGTCCATTGTCCTTCGCGCGAATCTATATGGTAATAGCCCTCGTGTTCATTCTGGTCAAAACGCGCGCCGTCAAAAATGAAGAACTCCGCTTCCGGTCCGAAATAGGCGGTGTCGGCCAGGCCGGTGCGTTTGAGATAATGCTCTGTTTTGCGGGCGATATTGCGCGGGTCGCGGGTATAATCCTCGCCGGTTACCGGGTCGCAGATATTGCAGATCATGACCAGTGTTTTGGCGGAGAAAAAGGGGTCAATAAAGGCGGTCTCCGGGTCGGGTTTTACGAGCATGTCCGATTCGTTAATGGCCCGCCAGCCGCGGATGCTGGAGCCGTCAAAACCGAGGCCTTTTTCAAATGTGTCTTCTTTTATTTCCCTGGCCGGCACCGAAAAATGCTGCCAGAGTCCCGGAAAATCCATGAAGCGCAGGTCAACCGCCTCTATTTTTTCCTTTTGGATAAAGTTTACCAGTTCGCGCGGCGTTTTGATCTCATGCATTTTTTTTATGATCTCCTTTCCACATCCTTACCCGCCGAAATCATAATAATACGAAGCCAGCGCTTTTATGTTTCCGGCAATTTCGCCCATCAGTTGTTCCGGCACCGGCTGGTTGACGCGCATGATGACCAGCGATTGGTTGGCCTTCTGGTGGTGCGGGTTGCGCACGTCTTCAATGTTGATGTTGGCGGCGGCCAGCATGGAGCCGATCTGGCCGAGCACGCCGGGGCGGTCCTCGTAGATGAAGAAAACCGTAGGCCCCTTCGGCTCAAAATAAAGTTTGTCAAAGTCATTGATCCTGGCGATCATCAGGATGCCCTCGGTTACAGTGCCGCGCACGCTGACCCGGCGCAGGTGGCCGGAATCAAGGCTGGCGGTAAGGTCAATGGTGATTGAATTTTCAAATCCCTTGCTGGGGTCGGTTTTGCGGTTGTTGACCGCGATCCCCATTTCCTTCAGGTGCTGCAGGGCTTCTTTATAATCGTTCGGGCGCTCGTCAATCGCGTTGCCGAGCGCGGAAACGATCGGGATCATGAGCCAGTCGCCGAAAGGCTGCAACGAACCGTAAAAGGAAGTCTCAATGGTTTTCAGCTTGGTATCGGCCCCGACCAGGCGGCGGCAGAGCTTGGTGAGGGTATAGGCCAGTTTGCCGTAAGCCTCGTCCAGGCCCTCGGGCACCTCGCGGTTGACGACAAAAGTCGTGATGCCTTCCTCGTCCAGCTCAATCAGTTCTTCGGCGGCCCGGCGGGCGGCGTTGGTGTTGGCTTCAACCGTGCTTGCCCCCAGGTGCGGCAGCATGATGTCGGCGATGTCCGCCGCGCTTTTCGGGCCTTCCTCGTCCTTTTTGTAGACGTCGTTCAGAAATCTCACTTTCTTTTCGGTTTTGATCTTGCGCAGGGCGTCCTCGTCAATGATGCCGGCGCGGGCGCAGTTAACCAGGGTGGCGCCCTCCTTCATCCCGGCCAGGAGGTTGCGGTTGATCATTCCTTTTGTTTCCTTGTTTTCCGGTATATGCAGGGTGATATAGTCCGCGGCGGAAAACAGACCAGGCAGGTCAACCAGTTCCACCCCGATGGCATCGGCCTTTTCCTGCGAGATCATGGGGTCAAAACCGAGCAGTCTGACTTCAAAGCCGGCCAGGCGTTTGGCGACCAGTTGGCCGATGTTGCCGAGGCCCACGATGCCGATGGTCTTGCCGGTCAGCTCCCGGCCCATGAATTTTTTCTTTTCCCATTTGCCGGCGCGGGCGCTGATGTCGGCGGGAATGATGTGGCGCGCGTCGGCCAGCATGAGCGCGATCACTTCTTCGGCCACGGCGTTGGCGTTGGCGCCGGGGGTGTTGAGCACGTCAATTTTTTTCTTGCGCGCATATTTGATGTCAATCGTGTCGTAACCGCTCCCGGCGCGCACGATCGCTTTCAGGGCCGGCAGTTGATTTATCAGGGCCGGGGTTATTTTCTCGCTGCGCACGATGAGGGCATGGCAGTCCGGATGCTTACCGGCCAGTTCCGCGATGCCGGTTTTGTCATCCTGAACGACCTGATAACCGCCGTGCTTTTCCAGTATTTCCCGGGCGATGCCTTCCAGTTTGGTGGGAATTAACACTTTTTTCATGCAAGCCGGTTCTCCTTATAAGTTGGATGAATAAACCGGACATTATACAAAGCCGGCGCGGCAAACAAGTTTTTTTTAATGCGGCCAAAACGGACGGATTTCTTGACATTTATCCGGAAATTATTAAGAATTGCATTTATTGAGCCAAATATAATGACAACTGTTCTCAAACATGGCGGGGCCCGGGATAAAATCACGTCTGCGGAGATAGAGGAATTCCTTAAAAATTTTGCAGAGATTCTTCCCGCCGGAGCCGGTAAAATCCTGCTGATCCCGCCCGATTTTTCCCGTTTTCACTCGGGCGCCGGGGAAATATCCGTTTCCCTTTACAAATTGCTTTCGGAAAGCGCGGCCATTGACGTCCTGCCCGCGCTCGGCACGCATCGGCCGATGACCAAGGTTGAAATGGACCGGATGTTTCCGGGCATTCCCCACAAGCAATTCCATGTCCACGACTGGCGCGGGGGGACCCGGCAGCTCGGTGAAATCCCCGGTGAATTCATTGCCGGTCTGAGCGGCGGAAAAGCGGATTATCCCGTCCGGATTGAGCTGGCGCGGCGGATTACGGACGGCAAATATGACGCCATTATTTCCATCGGCCAGGTAGTGCCGCACGAGGTCGCGGGCATGGCCGGCGGCAACAAAAATCTGCTGGTCGGTTGCGCCGGGCCGGACACGATTAACAAAAGCCATTTCCTGGGCGCGGTCTGCAATATGGAAAAACTCATGGGGCACATTGACAACCCGGTGCGGAAATTCCTGAATGAAGCCGAGGACCGTTTTTTGGCGGGGCTTCCGCTTTGGTATATTCTTACGGTGCGGGCGAATGACGAGGATGGCGGCATGGCAACCCGGGGAATTTTTGCCTCCGAA
The sequence above is drawn from the Kiritimatiellia bacterium genome and encodes:
- a CDS encoding NAD(P)-dependent oxidoreductase produces the protein MKKVLIPTKLEGIAREILEKHGGYQVVQDDKTGIAELAGKHPDCHALIVRSEKITPALINQLPALKAIVRAGSGYDTIDIKYARKKKIDVLNTPGANANAVAEEVIALMLADARHIIPADISARAGKWEKKKFMGRELTGKTIGIVGLGNIGQLVAKRLAGFEVRLLGFDPMISQEKADAIGVELVDLPGLFSAADYITLHIPENKETKGMINRNLLAGMKEGATLVNCARAGIIDEDALRKIKTEKKVRFLNDVYKKDEEGPKSAADIADIMLPHLGASTVEANTNAARRAAEELIELDEEGITTFVVNREVPEGLDEAYGKLAYTLTKLCRRLVGADTKLKTIETSFYGSLQPFGDWLMIPIVSALGNAIDERPNDYKEALQHLKEMGIAVNNRKTDPSKGFENSITIDLTASLDSGHLRRVSVRGTVTEGILMIARINDFDKLYFEPKGPTVFFIYEDRPGVLGQIGSMLAAANINIEDVRNPHHQKANQSLVIMRVNQPVPEQLMGEIAGNIKALASYYYDFGG
- a CDS encoding lactate racemase domain-containing protein, with product MTTVLKHGGARDKITSAEIEEFLKNFAEILPAGAGKILLIPPDFSRFHSGAGEISVSLYKLLSESAAIDVLPALGTHRPMTKVEMDRMFPGIPHKQFHVHDWRGGTRQLGEIPGEFIAGLSGGKADYPVRIELARRITDGKYDAIISIGQVVPHEVAGMAGGNKNLLVGCAGPDTINKSHFLGAVCNMEKLMGHIDNPVRKFLNEAEDRFLAGLPLWYILTVRANDEDGGMATRGIFASEGRGCYLPAAQLSRQVNIFKVKPFKKVVVYLDPSEFKSTWLGNKAIYRTRMAIADGGELLIIAPGLVEFGEAAVNDRLIRKYGYRGTPAVLKAVNENEDLRRNLGAAAHLIHGSSEGRFKIVYASGGLSRQEIESVGFHYADLRECLEKYKPEKLRDGHYKSAAGEFYFISNPALGLWQK